The nucleotide sequence GAATACCTTTGCCCTAACTCCAGTAGTGCTTGCTTGCAGGTAATTCCCCAGCGATCGCCTCCTAAACTACCTGTAGGAACTACCCGAATGACAGGTAGTTTAGGAGGGCAATTGGGTTAGTCGCACAGGCACGGACAACGGCGCAGATGGCAGTTGGCTACCCGATACTGCGGGTAACATCGCTGTATGTTACGGTCGTACCAATGGGAATGGTTTGTAGCGCCTGCCAAACTTGCAGTTGAAATGCAGTAGCTTTGACATCATAAGGCAAATCGGGGAGGAGCGAACGACCACTGAGATAATTTGTTAAAGATTCTACCTTTGACGTATTCGTGCATTGGCTAGTTGTAATAAATGGCGTTAAATCTCAACCAAGAGAAACTTCTGGAATCTCGGCTAAATTGGGCAACCAATTTTGACTGCTAGTTGCTGAATCGTCCCGATCGCGATCGCGCTGGCAACGAGTGGCAAATTGACAATATTCGCAGTTTTTATTTCCTTCTGGGATTTGCGGAAATGGTTCGCCTAGTTCGTAGCATTTCAACCAATAGGTAAATCTATGTAATAACTGCTGTAATTCTTTAGCTGTTTTTTCGTGTTTAGCTTGACTGTAAGTAAATTTAATTTGTTGTAACGATTTTGGCGGCGCTACTTCTAGAGAAGATGGGACATACCAATAAGTCATCGAAATCTGTTCTGGCAAGTAATCGCTGGTTTCGGCTAAGACATATAAATATAGTCTTGTCTGCCAATTCTTTTCGAGCTGAGCTTTTTTTGGTAATTTGGGGTTTGTCTTCCAGTCGAAAATTTGGGCTTGGCGATCGTCTGCGATTAATAAGTCGTAAATAACCGATAATAAATAATCTTGCACTTGCAGCGTGCGATAATGTTCGCTTTCGCGAAAAAGCTGACGATTTGCATCTAGATTTAAAATTTCTGGTGCAGCAGTCGCAAAGGCATTTATCCAGTGTTGTAACTGTATGTCTTCCTGCACTAAAGATTCAATTGGTAAGCCCAATTCTCGCTGTTGCATCAGCAAG is from Scytonema millei VB511283 and encodes:
- a CDS encoding MGMT family protein, with the protein product MPYDVKATAFQLQVWQALQTIPIGTTVTYSDVTRSIG
- a CDS encoding PD-(D/E)XK nuclease family protein; amino-acid sequence: MMRLSQGQLNLLERCPRQFQHTYLDLFGSPTTSEQQERQAWGSRFHLLMQQRELGLPIESLVQEDIQLQHWINAFATAAPEILNLDANRQLFRESEHYRTLQVQDYLLSVIYDLLIADDRQAQIFDWKTNPKLPKKAQLEKNWQTRLYLYVLAETSDYLPEQISMTYWYVPSSLEVAPPKSLQQIKFTYSQAKHEKTAKELQQLLHRFTYWLKCYELGEPFPQIPEGNKNCEYCQFATRCQRDRDRDDSATSSQNWLPNLAEIPEVSLG